The Centroberyx gerrardi isolate f3 chromosome 19, fCenGer3.hap1.cur.20231027, whole genome shotgun sequence genome has a segment encoding these proteins:
- the LOC139914336 gene encoding uncharacterized protein LOC139914336 — HKGSHTRKRPFSCVVCGKRYCLEEHLNRHMLIHTEKKMFNCRVCGKEFHHKRNIRVHMRNHTGEKPYSCSFCGKGFGQKAHLQTHMRVHTGEKPFSCSLCSKGFGLKAHLQTHMRGHTGEKPFSCSVCGKTFSQVGAVGRHMRSHTGEKPFSCPVCCKSFSEAGNLKRHVRLHHGEKPFRCSVCGKSFGDKGYLKAHMVSHTEEKPYSCSVCGRSFRQCSQVKKHKCVGESSSR, encoded by the coding sequence CATAAGGGATCTCATACCAGGAAGAGGCCGTTTAGTTGTGTGGTTTGTGGTAAAAGATATTGCTTGGAAGAACATCTGAACAGACACATGCTAATtcatacagaaaagaaaatgtttaattGCAGAGTTTGTGGTAAAGAATTTCATCATAAGAGAAATATTAGGGTACATATGCGAaaccacacaggagagaaaccatataGTTGCTCATTTTGTGGTAAAGGATTTGGCCAAAAGGCACATTTGCAGACACatatgagagtccacacaggggagaaaccatttagttgctcactTTGCAGTAAAGGATTTGGTCTAAAGGCACATTTGCAGACACACATGAGAGgccatacaggagagaaaccatttagttgctcggTCTGCGGAAAAACATTTAGCCAGGTTGGAGCAGTGGGTAGACATATGAGAAGTcatacaggggagaaaccatttagttgcccAGTCTGTTGTAAAAGTTTTAGTGAAGCAGGAAATCTGAAGCGACACGTGAGACTCCATCATGGGGAGAAACCCTTTAGGTGCTCAGTCTGTGGGAAAAGTTTTGGTGATAAAGGATATTTGAAAGCACACATGGTAAGCCACACAGAAGAGAAACCGTAcagttgcagtgtttgtggGAGAAGTTTTCGGCAATGTTCACAGGTCAAAAAACATAAGTGTGttggtgagagcagcagcaggtga
- the LOC139914335 gene encoding uncharacterized protein LOC139914335 codes for MRGHTGETPYSCSVCGKSFGQKRDLSRHGRVHTGEKPFNCSVCGKDFADKEYMKIHMRNHTGEKHFSCSVCGQIFLYKSDMQKHMRVHTGETPYSCSVCGKSFGDKQHLRRHDRVHTGEKPFNCSVCGKSFGYNEDVKIHMRIHTGEKPFSCSICGKVFQHTGNLKKHARVHTGEKPYSCLVCGERFNEKGNLNKHTRLHIGETVQFPCFGEKI; via the coding sequence ATGAGAGGCCACACAGGAGAAACACCATACAGTTGCAGCgtttgtggtaaaagttttggtcAAAAACGAGACTTGAGTAGACATGGGAGAGTCCATACAGGAGaaaaaccatttaattgctccGTCTGTGGTAAAGATTTTGCTGATAAAGAATATATGAAGATACACATGAGAaaccacacaggagagaaacactTCAGTTGTTCAGTCTGTGGTCAAATATTTCTTTATAAGAGTGATATGCAgaaacacatgagagtccacacaggagaaaCACCATACAGTTGCAGCgtttgtggtaaaagttttggtgACAAACAACACTTGAGGAGACATGACAGAGtccatacaggagagaaaccatttaattgttcagtctgtggtaaaagttttggttATAACGAAGACGTGAAGatacacatgagaatccacacaggagagaaaccctTTAGTTGCTCAATTTGTGGTAAAGTATTTCAACACACGGGTAATTTGAAGAAACACGCAAGAGTCcatacaggggagaaaccatataGTTGCTTAGTTTGCGGCGAACGTTTTAATGAAAAAGGAAATCTGAACAAACACACCAGACTCCACATAGGAGAAACCGTACAGTTTCCGTGTTTTGGGGAAAAGATTTAA
- the cthrc1a gene encoding collagen triple helix repeat-containing protein 1a → MESVLLLLLSLSLPLRAEQTGKPRARTVRPRAADDTLGACLQGVPGVQGRDGNPGVNGIPGTPGIPGRDGLKGEKGQCVTERFEDPWRPNYKQCAWNSLNYGIDLGKIADCTFTKRRSDSALRVLFSGSLRLKCKSACCQRWYFTFNGAECAGPLPVESIIYLDQGSAESNSTINIHRTSTVEGLCEGIPSGLVDVAVWVGTCADYPRGDASTGWNSVSRIVIEELPKS, encoded by the exons ATggagtctgttctgctgttgcttctctctctctctctgccgctccGCGCGGAGCAAACCGGCAAACCGAGAGCGAGAACGGTCCGTCCGCGCGCCGCCGACGACACG ttGGGGGCGTGTCTTCAGGGTGTTCCGGGTGTCCAGGGGCGGGACGGTAACCCGGGCGTTAACGGGATCCCCGGCACCCCCGGTATCCCGGGCCGGGACGGGCTGAAGGGGGAGAAGGGGCAGTGTGTGACGGAGCGGTTCGAAGATCCCTGGAGGCCGAACTACAAACAGTGCGCCTGGAACTCCCTGAACTACGGCATCGACCTCGGCAAGATCGCA GACTGCACCTTCACCAAGCGGAGGTCGGACTCTGCGCTGAGGGTTTTGTTCTCCGGGTCTCTGAGGCTGAAGTGCAAGTCGGCCTGCTGCCAGCGCTGGTACTTCACCTTCAACGGAGCAGAATGTGCCGGACCGCTGCCGGTCGAGTCCATCATCTACCTGGACCAGGGCAGCGCCGAGTCCAACTCCACCATCAACATCCACCGTACCTCCACAG tggagGGTCTGTGTGAAGGTATCCCATCAGGCCTTGTGGATGTGGCGGTCTGGGTCGGTACCTGTGCAGATTATCCTCGCGGCGACGCTTCGACCGGCTGGAACTCCGTCTCCCGCATCGTCATCGAGGAGCTGCCAAAGAGCTAG